A genomic region of Friedmanniella luteola contains the following coding sequences:
- a CDS encoding HlyD family efflux transporter periplasmic adaptor subunit: MTWTNRFRLLGGLLGVIALVAVLTIVFNQRQTQAQSQTATINTDAYDVGAGYGGTVTKQYVEENDSVAVGDKLFTMQSPAMQQDVANKVKVKDTEAYDVNTKKGTVTYKATVAGQVDQLGAKLGTTLTGGQSFARITVTGSQYVEAQFLLTPRDYERVQTGAPVSILLPNNQKIAGSVSTIKVATDQGNAAAKIRVDSPELENAALSTLTRSGTPVIATVRLRDDGPLAGTSDAVFGFLRQIGLQ; the protein is encoded by the coding sequence ATGACCTGGACCAACCGCTTCCGTCTCCTCGGCGGGCTGCTGGGCGTCATCGCGCTCGTGGCCGTCCTGACCATCGTCTTCAACCAGCGCCAGACCCAGGCGCAGAGCCAGACCGCCACCATCAACACCGACGCCTACGACGTGGGCGCGGGCTACGGCGGCACCGTGACGAAGCAGTACGTCGAGGAGAACGACTCCGTCGCCGTGGGCGACAAGCTGTTCACCATGCAGAGCCCGGCCATGCAGCAGGACGTGGCCAACAAGGTCAAGGTCAAGGACACCGAGGCCTACGACGTCAACACGAAGAAGGGCACCGTCACCTACAAGGCGACCGTGGCCGGCCAGGTCGACCAGCTGGGCGCCAAGCTCGGCACCACCCTCACCGGTGGCCAGTCGTTCGCCCGGATCACCGTGACCGGGTCCCAGTACGTCGAGGCGCAGTTCCTGCTGACGCCGCGGGACTACGAGCGGGTCCAGACCGGCGCGCCGGTGTCGATCCTGCTGCCGAACAACCAGAAGATCGCCGGCTCGGTCAGCACCATCAAGGTCGCCACCGACCAGGGCAACGCCGCCGCGAAGATCCGCGTCGACAGCCCCGAGCTGGAGAACGCCGCGCTGAGCACGCTCACCCGCAGCGGCACCCCGGTGATCGCCACCGTCCGGCTGCGCGACGACGGCCCGCTGGCCGGCACCAGCGACGCCGTCTTCGGCTTCCTCCGCCAGATCGGGCTGCAGTAG
- a CDS encoding immune inhibitor A domain-containing protein — translation MRRTTIGLLGLTLTAALAAGSGGLAVAGPSSGGTPVTGVGKDGPLTQSGKAEKTTDELSNPLEAQRRELQEKALDLVLTGQREVENINGSDVVRVGTKTASYSPADRRKLAAGQKVQARKVDSYVQLSRESTDKIFVVLAEFGDQRDPAFPDRDTDPTTAGPTTWDGPLHNAIPEPDRAKDNSTIWQADYSAAHYRELYFGEGAKTESLKTFYEKQSSGRYSVEGEVTDWVKVKYNEARYGRSDDNPKDANGDDPAVCASNVCPNTWDLLRDALDQWVVDQKAKGRTAAQIKADVTAFDQQDRYDFDGDGNFNEPDGYIDHFQIVHSGGDQADGDPIQGEDGIWSHRWRAYQGGEEGNGPANFPIGGTEIGDTGIWVADYTIQPENGSLSVFAHEYGHDLGLPDHYDTATSGDNPVSWWTLMAQSRVKAKNDVGIGTRAADLGVWDKLQLGWLDYETAVAGQKKTFQLGPHEYNSKKAQALAVVLPKKEVVTALPTPATGTQQWWSGTGDDITSTLTRSATLAAGTSTLSLKAAYDIEADYDYAFVEVNSGSGWTALPSSITDPAAGNGIAGATTGYVPASFDLSAYAGQTVQLRLRYTTDTAQQGNPGNPAADGLFVDDVTLTSGGTAVFTDGAETGTGGWTAAGFTAVGATSTTLYPQYYLASNRTYQSYDQYLEHGPYNFGFGASAPDRAEFFPYQTGLLVNYWDTSYSDNNTSAHPGNGLVLPIDAHPTPIYNLTGQPWRGRIQTYDAPFSLERADSFTLHVDGQANYIRGAKAQPLFDDTRSYWDATLPRVGVKTPGTGVTLKVTKQKGTSMTVKLGTSKKVSAAATLASARGH, via the coding sequence TTGCGGAGAACAACGATCGGGCTGCTGGGCCTGACGCTGACGGCGGCGCTCGCTGCCGGCAGCGGAGGTCTGGCCGTCGCAGGACCCAGCTCGGGAGGAACCCCCGTCACCGGCGTGGGCAAGGACGGGCCGCTGACCCAGAGCGGCAAGGCGGAGAAGACCACCGACGAGCTCTCCAACCCGCTCGAGGCGCAGCGCCGCGAGCTCCAGGAGAAGGCGCTCGACCTGGTGCTGACGGGTCAGCGCGAGGTCGAGAACATCAACGGCTCGGACGTCGTCCGGGTCGGCACCAAGACGGCGTCCTACAGCCCGGCCGACCGCCGCAAGCTCGCCGCCGGCCAGAAGGTGCAGGCGCGGAAGGTGGACTCCTACGTCCAGCTGTCGCGCGAGAGCACCGACAAGATCTTCGTGGTGCTGGCGGAGTTCGGTGACCAGCGCGACCCCGCGTTCCCCGACCGCGACACCGACCCCACCACTGCGGGCCCGACCACCTGGGACGGCCCGCTGCACAACGCGATCCCCGAGCCCGACCGGGCGAAGGACAACTCGACCATCTGGCAAGCCGACTACAGCGCCGCGCACTACCGTGAGCTCTACTTCGGCGAGGGCGCCAAGACCGAGTCCCTCAAGACCTTCTACGAGAAGCAGTCCTCGGGCCGGTACTCGGTCGAGGGCGAGGTCACCGACTGGGTGAAGGTCAAGTACAACGAGGCGCGCTACGGGCGCTCCGACGACAACCCGAAGGACGCCAACGGCGACGACCCCGCGGTCTGCGCCTCGAACGTCTGCCCGAACACCTGGGACCTGCTGCGCGACGCGCTCGACCAGTGGGTCGTCGACCAGAAGGCGAAGGGCCGCACGGCCGCCCAGATCAAGGCCGACGTCACCGCTTTCGACCAGCAGGACCGCTACGACTTCGACGGCGACGGCAACTTCAACGAGCCGGACGGCTACATCGACCACTTCCAGATCGTGCACTCCGGCGGCGACCAGGCCGACGGCGACCCGATCCAGGGCGAGGACGGCATCTGGTCGCACCGCTGGCGTGCCTACCAGGGCGGCGAGGAGGGCAACGGCCCGGCCAACTTCCCGATCGGCGGCACCGAGATCGGTGACACCGGCATCTGGGTGGCCGACTACACCATCCAGCCGGAGAACGGCAGCCTGTCGGTCTTCGCGCACGAGTACGGCCACGACCTGGGCCTGCCCGACCACTACGACACGGCGACCAGCGGGGACAACCCCGTCAGCTGGTGGACGCTGATGGCGCAGAGCCGGGTCAAGGCCAAGAACGACGTCGGCATCGGCACCCGCGCTGCCGATCTCGGGGTCTGGGACAAGCTGCAGCTCGGCTGGCTCGACTACGAGACCGCCGTGGCCGGTCAGAAGAAGACCTTCCAGCTCGGGCCGCACGAGTACAACAGCAAGAAGGCCCAGGCGCTGGCCGTCGTCCTCCCGAAGAAGGAGGTCGTCACCGCCCTGCCCACCCCCGCCACCGGGACCCAGCAGTGGTGGAGCGGTACCGGTGACGACATCACCAGCACGCTGACCCGTTCGGCCACCCTGGCGGCCGGCACGTCGACGCTCAGCCTGAAGGCGGCCTACGACATCGAGGCCGACTACGACTACGCCTTCGTCGAGGTCAACAGCGGCTCCGGCTGGACGGCCCTGCCGAGCAGCATCACCGACCCCGCCGCCGGCAACGGCATCGCGGGGGCGACGACGGGCTACGTCCCGGCCAGCTTCGACCTGTCGGCGTACGCCGGCCAGACGGTCCAGCTGCGGCTGCGCTACACCACCGACACGGCCCAGCAGGGCAACCCGGGCAACCCCGCCGCCGACGGCCTCTTCGTCGACGACGTCACCCTCACCAGCGGCGGCACCGCGGTGTTCACCGACGGTGCGGAGACCGGCACCGGCGGCTGGACGGCGGCCGGCTTCACCGCCGTCGGCGCGACCAGCACCACGCTCTACCCGCAGTACTACCTGGCGTCCAACCGGACCTACCAGTCCTACGACCAGTACCTGGAGCACGGTCCCTACAACTTCGGCTTCGGCGCCTCGGCGCCGGACCGGGCCGAGTTCTTCCCCTACCAGACCGGCCTGCTGGTCAACTACTGGGACACCTCGTACAGCGACAACAACACCAGCGCGCACCCCGGCAACGGGCTGGTCCTGCCGATCGACGCGCACCCGACGCCGATCTACAACCTCACCGGGCAGCCGTGGCGGGGTCGGATCCAGACCTACGACGCCCCGTTCTCGCTGGAGCGGGCCGACTCGTTCACCTTGCACGTGGACGGCCAGGCCAACTACATCCGGGGCGCCAAGGCCCAGCCGCTGTTCGACGACACGCGCAGCTACTGGGACGCCACCCTGCCGCGGGTCGGGGTCAAGACCCCCGGCACCGGCGTGACGCTCAAGGTGACCAAGCAGAAGGGCACCTCGATGACGGTCAAGCTGGGCACGAGCAAGAAGGTCTCCGCCGCCGCCACGTTGGCCAGCGCGCGTGGCCACTGA
- a CDS encoding GuaB3 family IMP dehydrogenase-related protein, with protein sequence MFEIGLSKRAQQAFAFDDITIVPSRRTRGEEEVSMTWRIDAQTFAFPLIAAPMDSVMSPATAIAVGRLGGLGVLNLEGLWTRYEDPEPCLEEIASIADPMQATRRMQELYAEPIKDELIGARVAEIRAAGVPAAGALSPQNTQAYARAVVDSGVDFFVIRGTTVSAEHVSSASEPLNLKQFIYELDVPVIVGGCATYQAALHLMRTGAAGVLVGFGGGAASTTRSVLGVAVPMASAVSDVAAARRDYLDESGGRYVHVIADGSVNRSGDIAKAIACGADAVMVGSPLAKAVEAPGRGYHWGPEAWHATLPRGERAHFDTVGTLEQILLGPSTVPDGTMNLAGALRKAMATTGYTDVKEFQRVEIVVG encoded by the coding sequence ATGTTCGAGATCGGCCTGAGCAAGCGCGCGCAGCAGGCGTTCGCGTTCGACGACATCACGATCGTCCCGTCGCGGCGCACCCGCGGCGAGGAGGAGGTGTCGATGACCTGGCGGATCGACGCCCAGACCTTCGCCTTCCCGCTGATCGCCGCGCCGATGGACTCGGTGATGTCGCCGGCGACGGCGATCGCGGTCGGCCGGCTGGGCGGCCTCGGCGTGCTGAACCTCGAGGGCCTGTGGACCCGCTACGAGGACCCCGAGCCGTGCCTGGAGGAGATCGCCTCGATCGCCGACCCGATGCAGGCCACCCGGCGGATGCAGGAGCTGTACGCGGAGCCGATCAAGGACGAGCTGATCGGCGCCCGGGTGGCCGAGATCCGGGCCGCCGGGGTGCCGGCGGCGGGCGCGTTGTCGCCGCAGAACACCCAGGCCTACGCCCGCGCGGTCGTGGACTCCGGGGTCGACTTCTTCGTCATCCGCGGTACCACGGTGTCCGCCGAGCACGTCTCCTCGGCCAGCGAGCCGCTGAACCTCAAGCAGTTCATCTACGAGCTCGACGTGCCCGTCATCGTCGGCGGCTGCGCCACCTACCAGGCGGCCCTGCACCTGATGCGCACCGGCGCCGCGGGGGTCCTCGTCGGGTTCGGCGGGGGAGCGGCGTCCACCACGCGCTCCGTGCTCGGGGTGGCGGTGCCCATGGCCTCGGCGGTGTCCGACGTGGCCGCCGCGCGGCGGGACTACCTCGACGAGTCCGGCGGCCGGTACGTGCACGTCATCGCCGACGGCTCCGTCAACCGCTCGGGTGACATCGCCAAGGCGATCGCCTGCGGGGCGGACGCGGTCATGGTCGGCTCACCGCTGGCCAAGGCCGTCGAGGCGCCGGGTCGGGGCTACCACTGGGGCCCCGAGGCCTGGCACGCCACCCTGCCGCGCGGAGAGCGGGCCCACTTCGACACGGTCGGGACGCTCGAGCAGATCCTGCTCGGCCCCTCGACGGTGCCGGACGGGACGATGAACCTCGCCGGTGCGCTGCGCAAGGCGATGGCCACCACGGGCTACACCGACGTCAAGGAGTTCCAGCGGGTGGAGATCGTCGTCGGCTGA
- a CDS encoding glycosyl hydrolase, with the protein MRRPPHRAAAPDTAAPGGPAAGLRHAALALTVALAVAVGGSACTPGTPDGTDPPTPSTDASSTPVFPRTEVAPLVDAVTHRTVKPLATKRLAGGLVPPTNRWFSGLVFGEQPQPVFPLPLSFGLTGKGFAFGQPTVTTTAKNIAGGFKPDVDVDLGAASTVVSGYDALTVTLASTDTGGKVLGHTTIAEGSPFVTYTAAEAGTLTSALPFTAEGDHFTATAGGVGYGLVVHDGSVENGTVALEQDGTATFFVVPADGSAAALAALAADPVTGGSLGYAVDGDEVSTSLTYTTGGRTAFAAMPHQQATLDPALACDLGTYPSIYGTLKVCSGTTLAWTVPRSPATGELDLGALDADERTELATQVEADVEATPAFPADTYFGGKALYRAAMLYRLARQLGEEDAAARIKTRLTDTLAQWTDPQGCATRTSFCFVYDEQAHGLVGLTPSFGSDEFNDHHFHYGYFLYAAGVLAQDDSELATRYAPVMDLLAADLASSAGNGAFPDQRVFDAYASHSWASGTSPFADGNNQESSSEAVTAWTGLALWARASGNAGLATEADWLLSSEAHSGLAYWTNVDRGQPVYDGFDHQVVSLNWGGKRDYGTWFSAEPAAMLGILVIPMSPASTYLAGDPAQIEANVAEATSGTFDQKFGDYLLMYSGLAGEEQRAAALELARGLDARWIDDGNSRAYLLAWLMSVQAD; encoded by the coding sequence GTGCGGCGCCCGCCCCACCGCGCCGCTGCCCCTGACACCGCTGCCCCCGGCGGGCCCGCCGCGGGCCTGCGCCACGCCGCCCTCGCCCTGACCGTCGCCCTCGCGGTGGCGGTCGGGGGGTCGGCCTGCACCCCCGGCACCCCGGACGGGACCGACCCGCCGACGCCCAGCACGGACGCGTCGTCGACGCCGGTGTTCCCGCGCACCGAGGTGGCGCCCCTGGTGGACGCGGTGACGCACCGGACCGTCAAGCCGCTCGCGACGAAGCGGCTGGCCGGGGGCCTGGTGCCGCCCACCAACCGGTGGTTCTCGGGCCTGGTGTTCGGGGAGCAGCCGCAGCCGGTCTTCCCGCTGCCGCTGTCCTTCGGGCTGACCGGGAAGGGCTTCGCCTTCGGCCAGCCGACGGTCACCACCACCGCCAAGAACATCGCGGGCGGCTTCAAGCCGGACGTGGACGTCGACCTCGGCGCGGCGAGCACCGTCGTGAGCGGCTACGACGCCCTGACCGTGACGCTGGCGAGCACCGACACCGGCGGGAAGGTCCTCGGTCACACCACCATCGCCGAGGGGTCACCCTTCGTGACCTACACCGCGGCGGAGGCCGGCACGCTGACCAGCGCCCTGCCGTTCACCGCTGAGGGTGACCACTTCACCGCGACGGCGGGGGGCGTCGGCTACGGCCTCGTCGTGCACGACGGCTCCGTCGAGAACGGCACCGTCGCGCTCGAGCAGGACGGCACCGCCACGTTCTTCGTGGTCCCCGCCGACGGCTCGGCCGCCGCGCTCGCGGCCCTGGCGGCCGACCCCGTGACGGGCGGCAGCCTGGGCTACGCGGTGGACGGCGACGAGGTGTCGACGTCACTGACCTACACCACCGGCGGCCGCACCGCGTTCGCGGCGATGCCGCACCAGCAGGCGACCCTCGACCCGGCCCTCGCCTGCGACCTCGGCACCTACCCCAGCATCTACGGCACGCTGAAGGTCTGCTCGGGCACGACGCTCGCCTGGACCGTGCCCCGCTCCCCCGCCACCGGCGAGCTCGACCTCGGCGCGCTTGACGCCGACGAGCGGACGGAGCTCGCGACGCAGGTCGAGGCCGACGTCGAGGCCACCCCGGCCTTCCCCGCCGACACCTACTTCGGCGGCAAGGCCCTGTACCGCGCGGCCATGCTGTACCGGCTGGCCCGCCAGCTGGGCGAGGAGGACGCCGCGGCACGGATCAAGACGCGGCTGACCGACACGCTCGCGCAGTGGACCGACCCGCAGGGCTGCGCGACCCGGACCTCCTTCTGCTTCGTCTACGACGAGCAGGCCCACGGGCTGGTCGGCCTGACCCCGTCCTTCGGGTCGGACGAGTTCAACGACCACCACTTCCACTACGGCTACTTCCTCTACGCGGCGGGGGTGCTGGCCCAGGACGACTCGGAGCTGGCCACCCGGTACGCGCCGGTCATGGACCTGCTCGCCGCCGACCTCGCCTCCTCGGCCGGCAACGGGGCGTTCCCGGACCAGCGGGTCTTCGACGCCTACGCCAGCCACTCCTGGGCCTCGGGCACGTCGCCGTTCGCCGACGGGAACAACCAGGAGTCCAGCTCGGAGGCCGTCACCGCCTGGACCGGCCTGGCGCTCTGGGCGCGGGCCAGCGGCAACGCCGGCCTGGCGACGGAGGCGGACTGGCTGCTGTCCAGCGAGGCCCACTCCGGGCTGGCCTACTGGACGAACGTCGACCGCGGCCAGCCCGTGTACGACGGCTTCGACCACCAGGTGGTGTCCCTCAACTGGGGCGGCAAGCGCGACTACGGCACCTGGTTCTCGGCCGAGCCCGCCGCCATGCTGGGCATCCTCGTCATCCCGATGAGCCCGGCGTCGACCTACCTGGCCGGCGACCCGGCGCAGATCGAGGCCAACGTGGCCGAGGCCACGAGCGGGACGTTCGACCAGAAGTTCGGGGACTACCTGCTCATGTACTCCGGGCTCGCCGGTGAGGAGCAGCGCGCGGCGGCCCTGGAGCTGGCCCGCGGGCTCGACGCCCGGTGGATCGACGACGGCAACAGCCGCGCCTACCTGCTGGCCTGGCTGATGAGCGTCCAGGCCGACTGA